A single region of the Sorghum bicolor cultivar BTx623 chromosome 9, Sorghum_bicolor_NCBIv3, whole genome shotgun sequence genome encodes:
- the LOC8080954 gene encoding zinc finger CCCH domain-containing protein 34 produces the protein MEPVAAEEGEDPRWRRSNTDCVSFLASRFACTKGANCEFRHCEGARFNQSCWYWFRGNCVNPSCTFRHPPLESLNRTKPLADPLVSYASASIKAANPCYFYYNSYCKKGDSCSFLHDPITRNNVGISSEALTSNLAKNSTPAGNEMIESSKDALVNPCQGSPDRTKDHQSGLPASSSPKHNGLILNAPQTSIDTVGYMKSFTLSDQSSGDSGIEHAEYDISRDSSPGFDVLVDDGLSNMIDLEHQSTQERDTEVLHVKHHVGDSIVYGLDYYDAEYNEQGLRGFEHGSCLDYFEGVQGHDRVTTSGHMLHNRINLVNPSCEEHVPRFFNPRSLMDSHVGSNHQNSQIGHISKRPPERRGAKGNNGRNKRCRIHEARNGSEEIDTRPTHDMQNSLIGDCSRPLACATFRGQKKKSRKKQRHARSAGPSKYSTANVKHLDPEDFMGPKTLAQIKEEKCRSKSSASHPTVHMPHGSGRSSSNDFEGPKSLSELLKVKGRTSVDRESCCSK, from the exons ATGGAGCCCGTGGCGGCGGAGGAAGGAGAGGACCCACGGTGGAGGCGGAGTAACACCGATTGCGTCTCCTTCCTCGCTTCCCGCTTCGCCTGCACCAAG GGGGCTAATTGCGAGTTCCGGCACTGCGAGGGCGCGCGGTTCAACCAGAGCTGCTGGTACTGGTTCCGAGGCAACTGCGTCAACCCGAGCTGCACTTTCCGCCACCCC CCATTGGAAAGCTTAAACCGAACCAAACCCTTGGCAGATCCACTTGTTTCATATGCTTCTGCTTCTATCAAGGCAGCTAATCCTTGTTATTTCTACTACAACTCGTATTGTAAGAAAGGTGACAGTTGTTCCTTCCTACATGATCCTATTACTCGTAACAATGTCGGAATTTCTTCTGAAGCTCTCACTTCTAATCTTGCTAAAAATAGCACTCCTGCTGGCAATGAGATGATTGAATCATCGAAAGATGCTCTTGTTAATCCTTGCCAAGGCAGCCCTGACCGCACAAAGGATCACCAGTCAGGACTTCCAGCCTCAAGCAGTCCCAAACATAATGGACTTATTCTCAATGCACCTCAAACATCAATTGATACAGTGGGATACATGAAAAGCTTCACACTGTCTGATCAGAGTTCAGGAGATTCAGGGATTGAACATGCTGAATATGATATATCGCGTGATTCCTCCCCTGGGTTTGATGTTCTTGTTGATGACGGACTTTCTAACATGATTGATCTTGAGCATCAATCCACACAAGAAAGGGACACAGAGGTGCTTCATGTGAAACATCATGTTGGAGACTCCATTGTTTATGGTCTGGATTATTATGATGCAGAGTACAATGAACAAGGACTTCGTGGCTTTGAGCATGGCAGTTGTCTTGATTATTTTGAAGGAGTTCAAGGGCATGACCGTGTGACCACTTCAGGACATATGTTGCATAATAGAATAAATCTTGTAAATCCCTCTTGTGAAGAGCATGTACCAAGATTCTTCAATCCAAGAAGCTTAATGGACTCACATGTTGGCTCTAATCATCAGAACTCTCAGATTGGACACATTTCAAAGCGACCACCTGAGAGAAGAGGTGCTAAGGGCAACAATGGCCGCAATAAGAGATGTCGTATTCATGAAGCCAGGAATGGTTCCGAAGAGATCGACACTAGACCAACTCATGACATGCAAAATTCATTGATAGGAGATTGTTCTCGGCCTCTTGCCTGTGCAACCTTCAGAggacagaagaagaagagtagAAAAAAACAACGTCATGCTCGTTCTGCTGGACCATCTAAATATTCTACTGCAAATGTGAAGCACCTGGATCCTGAAGATTTTATGGGTCCAAAGACACTTGCTCAGATAAAAGAAGAGAAGTGTAGATCCAAGTCAAGTGCTAGTCATCCCACTGTTCACATGCCTCATGGGAGTGGGAGATCGTCCTCAAATGATTTTGAGGGGCCTAAATCTCTGAGTGAGCTTCTCAAGGTCAAGGGGAGGACTTCTGTTGATAGGGAATCATGCTGTAGCAAGTAA